Proteins encoded by one window of Sphingomonas ginkgonis:
- the cyoA gene encoding ubiquinol oxidase subunit II: MIDRFSRLRARPARFLALVALPLLAGCSSDVLNPAGYIAQQQRDIILISTALMLLIIVPVLVLTVAFAWRYRASNKDATYDPHFDHSTALELVIWSAPLLIIIALGALTWWSTHLLDPFRPIEQASATEKVAPNAKTLRIEVVSLDWKWLFIYPDQGIATVNELALPVGVPVRFDMTSTNMMNTFDVPTLAGMIYTMPGMRSQLHAILNRPVETIGFSGNYSGAGFSDMVFKVHGVPAADFQRWVGRVKASPLPLSDSNFAKLVRPSEKVKPIYFSSVAPDLFRRVYERCVEPGKPCMSDMMRHDQAGGGGNPRDMRSGGGMPAGRDTDAIFGTKPKGALQKSPEEKGSSPHLTTPRGSEPPGATNPGSNSNRNMTFNDPRYSPASAGEPVNV; the protein is encoded by the coding sequence GTGATCGATCGATTCTCTCGCCTTCGCGCCCGGCCTGCCCGGTTCCTCGCGCTCGTGGCGCTGCCGCTGCTCGCCGGCTGCAGCTCCGACGTGCTCAACCCGGCGGGCTATATCGCGCAGCAGCAGCGCGATATCATCCTCATCTCCACCGCGCTGATGCTGCTCATCATCGTCCCGGTGCTGGTCCTCACGGTGGCGTTCGCCTGGCGCTACCGGGCGAGCAACAAGGACGCGACCTACGATCCGCATTTCGACCATTCGACCGCGCTCGAGCTGGTGATCTGGTCGGCCCCGCTGCTGATCATCATCGCGCTGGGCGCGCTGACCTGGTGGAGCACCCACCTGCTCGACCCGTTCCGGCCGATCGAGCAGGCGTCGGCCACCGAGAAGGTCGCACCCAACGCGAAGACGCTGCGGATCGAGGTCGTCTCGCTCGACTGGAAGTGGCTGTTCATCTACCCCGACCAAGGGATCGCGACGGTCAACGAGCTGGCGCTTCCGGTCGGCGTCCCGGTGCGGTTCGACATGACCTCGACCAACATGATGAACACGTTCGACGTGCCGACGCTGGCAGGGATGATCTATACCATGCCGGGGATGCGCAGCCAGCTCCACGCCATCCTCAACCGGCCAGTGGAAACCATTGGTTTCTCGGGCAATTACAGCGGCGCAGGCTTCTCCGACATGGTCTTCAAGGTGCACGGGGTGCCGGCGGCGGACTTCCAGCGCTGGGTCGGCCGGGTGAAGGCGAGCCCGCTGCCGCTGAGCGACTCCAATTTCGCCAAGCTGGTGCGCCCCAGCGAGAAGGTGAAACCCATCTATTTCTCGTCGGTTGCGCCCGATCTCTTCCGGCGGGTCTACGAGCGCTGCGTCGAGCCGGGCAAGCCCTGCATGTCGGACATGATGCGCCACGATCAGGCGGGCGGCGGCGGCAATCCGCGCGACATGCGGTCGGGCGGCGGAATGCCGGCAGGCCGCGACACCGACGCCATCTTCGGCACCAAGCCCAAGGGCGCGCTGCAGAAGAGCCCGGAGGAGAAGGGCAGCAGCCCGCACCTCACCACGCCGCGCGGCAGCGAGCCGCCTGGGGCGACCAACCCGGGCAGCAACAGCAACCGCAACATGACCTTCAACGACCCCAGATATTCGCCGGCGAGCGCCGGGGAGCCCGTGAATGTTTAG